Genomic DNA from Sardina pilchardus chromosome 4, fSarPil1.1, whole genome shotgun sequence:
CCATGGAACAGATGAAGATGTCGGGGTCTGGTCGAGCAATTGCAGTACTGACAAGTGGCGGAGATGCccaaggtaggctactgtaggctacacactctATGAACGTGAGGCAAGCTAAAGATGAGGCTAACATTGTCTTGCTAAAGACAGTAAACATGTAGTCTGAGCAACACGTTTGCGCGAGTCTTAATTGCCTACTGTTGATGTTTAGCCTACAGTGAACAAAATCAAGCATCACACATCGTTGCTAAAGTTGTGTAATTCACACAGTGCTTTCACGTGAAACAGGAAATGAATCATTTATGCATGTTGTTTAGCAATAGGCTAAACATTATTTGTGACAAAGACTTGTTTTGATATTTAGGTTACTGTCTGCTGAGTCGTGACACAAGTAGCCCACATATGTCGCCTACAAGGTCGTGGttaacattgtactgtatgtgttgtgtctgcACATGCCAAGAGCTGCGTAGATGGGCGTGTTTCCTTGTACGTGCAAGTTGTCAGGATCTGGTGTAAACCCCAGGGTGCATCATATGAAGCAATAGGCCTACGACGGATGTGACTAAATCTATTAAGGGTCAATAACTGTATGGACCGACAAAACAATAGGCTTTTTTGCATAACTTGTGTATGCTCAATCAAaaagtcctataggattcctaAATCCTACAGGATTGCTGCTATTGGAATCCATATGatttggttccaaaatctgattggaatcctgtAGGACTTTTTGAGAAAGGCTTTATTATAATATGCTGGTATTTATAAATGAAAGTGATACTATGTCCCTTTATTATTAtcccccataggaatgaatgctGCGGTCCGGGCTGTGACCAGGATGGGTATTTATGTTGGAGCCAAGGTCTATCTCGTCCATGAGGTACATTTCTTCCCCTAGACATGCGCCATCATTTGTTTCATGCACCATCTGATATGTGTGTCAAGTGTCAATGCACCCCACTGTTCACATTCACAACCACATCATGATAGTTATGACCCAAGATTTCACGACACATCTGTATCAGCAGGAGACATAATTTTAAGAACAGCTTTGGCAACACAGACCTCTCTCAGGACTGGTTTGGCTTGTGTAATTTTGTTGCCTGTATTTATAAATCcttattgtttattttgatgGGAGCACAGTGACTTTTATGTGTCTATAATAAAGTCATATTATGATCTGCCGCGGGCTGTAAAGCATCTGTATTGATGTCTTGCAGGGCTACCAGGGCCTGGTAGATGGAGGAGATAACATCAAACTGGCCCACTGGCACAGTGTGACCAACATCATCCAACTGGTAAgggtttgcacacacacacacacacacacacaccatatatatatatatatatatatagagagagagagagagagagagagagacatactgtattcacacacacacacatacaaacaaacacacaatagagagagcgatagagagagagagacatgagcgcacacacatgcacacactttcacacacacatactgcagatgcaaatgcacacacacacacacacacacacacacacacacacacacacacacacacacacacacacacacacacacacacacacacacacacacacacacagagatgtaaaCATAGCTACAGCGACCGGCACCAGCCGTTAATTAACATGCAGCAGGGTCAGTCAACAGAGCCAAGTATAGATCGCATAATAGGAATCACATTTTCGTGTCCCAACAAGTTAACATTGCTATGCTAGTCAGCATACCCCGTTCTTTGGAGCGGAAACGTGGGCTTGTTGTCTCACCACTTCCTATGGTACACTACGCAGGAATAGGACTGCAATTAATCAAATGAATCTGTGATGATttccaacaattatgaaaataacataatcaaaatgtaatgattattttgctacattCTGTTTCATAACAACACTTTCCTTTTGTCTTGAATTGTCGTGTGCATTAtatttttacatgtattttttcctGTTGGAGTATATTCAAAATTCAATTAAAGAAATTAAAAAATTTACATTTTGAATATCGATGATAGTTACAAAATCGCTGATTAATCACGTTTAAAATAATCGTGTAATGATCTTTACCATAATCAAGCAGCCCTACTCAGGAAGCCCTGccagaatagaaaagaatagagtAGAAGTggggcctactggttagggcttcgagcttgtaaccggagggttgccggttcgatccccgaccagtccacggctgtagcgcccttgagcaaggcacctaacccctcactccttgcgcaccgctggttgggcaggtagctcactgctctgggttagtgtgtgattcaccccACTGTgtgctatgacacacacacacacacacacagtcatacatacCCGTGCTTTTTCTGATCTCTGTGACATGATGTTGTACAGCCTTTTGAGTGCTCATAGGAGTGGAAAATCGCTCTGTAATTGCAGTCCATTTGATATTTGCCCTTCAGACTTATTTGCTTTTAACACGCCCACCCACAGAGGTCAGGATGATTAGATGGTGGCGTTACTAGTGAATACAGACCCTGTAATATATTATCATGACATTATAACAAAAACAGACATATCTTGATGTAGGCCATCCCATCACACTACAGCACTCCACCGGGCTCTTGTTGACCCTTCTGAtgcataccgtaatttcccgactattagccgcggcttatacattgattttgctaaatttcttccactatgaggttaatacaggggggcagctaatatggtattaatatggttttgtttcttttaacttggataaaatactgtcctgcggcttatacacaatgcggcttatatgcgggaaattactgtaagtgcagACTCAGTCCAGACCCACTAAATGAACGACTAACGGCTCCCAAGTGTAAGAGATGACAGGCATGACGCATGCATGTTCTCTACGCTGTCAGGGAAGCATTTGACACTTACAGCCATGTGACACCATATCAGCATCCAGGATGTCATGGAAATATTTCAACATGTGGGTGCTGCTGGCGTCTGAGATATTCTTTCCTAACATTAGATCTGTTGCAGGACCACGGATGATGCAAaatatcttcttttttttaactgcaTAAAGGTGTGAAGTAGAATTATGTCCATTAAAggtctgttttatttttaacgGGTTCTTAATGTTTAGTTCTCTGCAACTGCAGGTCACAGGTGTCCAGCAAGGTTCCAGTTCTCTTAGTTCTGGTTCTCAATCCGTTGCTCTTTCTGCTCAcatttgtctctcctctctgcgtctcctctttctcttttcctcctcttcatcttcctcttcctcttcccagTTGAGATGAGCAGCCGGTAAGGTGGTCtgttgcttgcatgtgtgtgacccTAGTTCTCTACCGTAGTCTCAAGCGGCACTAGCACTTACTCATGACGGAACATCCATGCAAGATTGGTTTGCGCTGCATTTGGCGTTCCGAAGCAAACCGGACTAATGGCTTAAACATGCTCCCGTTGTTCTCAGTGGTTGAAGTGTGCGATGTGTGAGTAGGTCTATCCTGTGATTGTCGTCCCAAGTTTCAGGTGCCTTACCTGCTTTGCCCACGACCATAGCCTTATTCCTGCTCAAGCAAAACTCAAACCTTGTagtttttactgtgtgtgtgttgatgtggtcTCTCCTGGTCCCGTATGCATGCCTTTTCTACATTTGTTTGTCCAATAACAGGCCCCCATTATTCTCAGTGGTTACAGTGAATGATGTGTTCAAGTGGGCGTGTCCTGTGATGTAGTCCCAATTTTAACGTGCCTTACTTTGTTTTGAACACACAACCATTTCCTTACGTACTCCAGCAAAACCCAGACCTTGTGTAGTTTTCATTGTATGTAGTGTCATTtagtgtcatactgtatgtatgtggttTGTCCCATAGCATCTGTATACTAGTCCTCTACTCGCATTCTGTCAGGTTTGTTTATTATAGTTCACGGATATATTATTATGGTGTGCATAGGTTTGTATTGCCTTTTGATAAATTCCACCCTGAACTCTGGCTTTCTATCAAAAGTGCCTCTTGCTTGTGCCAATGCTGCCATGTTAGTCTCATCTTGCTGTGGCCATTTACAAAGTGTTACTCTAATGCACTTTGTTTAAATGGAATGGCTTTCGTTTGCTGCTTGTTGCATTGTGGAATTTATGTTGCTAATGTGAAAACAAATCGCCTGCAGAGCTGATTAGATATGCAGGCCAAAATGCTAGTATCTAAATAACAGAAAATAACCACATTCTGTAAATACTCCTTAGAGATtactcaatttcaatttaatgtttcatggcgctttacagagtgttaaacattgaaagagagcccatgagtaacagggacgaggaaaaactccctataattggagatacatatgggaagaaacctcagacagatccacgactcaagggcccatcccatctgcctagggtcagttacagtatagTAAGGTAATTTTACTCCCACCCCATGTCTCAACGGCCCAATCTCTCTGCTGGCTCTAGCTGAGAGTGAGCAGGGGGCACTTAAAGGGCTATTTCAGTGTGCATCCGTCCACTGGGTCTTTGCTCCGTATTGATAATGCATCAGTGATGAGCATGTTGATAATATATGCACAAGCATCATTGATCACAGCCTGCGGCTCTCGTTGATCCAATCAATTCAGCCTGCGCTATCAGCATCTAGAAATGGACGCTTCACTGGAGAAGGGATCCAGCAGTTACACAGCAGAAATGCAATGGGACGCACTAAAAATAGCTGTGAGGCTTCTCCGGGGTCTCAGGACACTTGACCTACAGTAGCTATTAAACATTACAGCTTCCCAATTGCATCAATGCTAcacagtacatgtacatgtagacTCTTGTTTAGTCATATATTGAAGTAAATAATAGCTATTCTTGAATTTAATAAtagctattctattctactcttttctcttttattcAATAGAGCATAACTGTAATTGCATTCTTTTCTGCTCTGTTCCAGAGCCATAGAGATTTCCACATGACGGCTCTGTATATTCTAACTCgtggctgtgttgtgtttgtgcgtgtgtgtgtgcagggcggcACGGTGATCGGTAGCGCGCGCTGCAAGGCCTTCACCACCCGCGAGGGCCGGCTGTCGGCCGCCTTCAACCTGGTGAAGCGCGGCATCACCAACCTGTGCGTGTGCGGCGGAGACGGCAGCCTCACCGGGGCCAACATCTTCCGCAGCGAGTGGACCGGCCTGCTGGCCGAGCTGGTGGAGAAAGGTACCGGGAGACGGCGCTGAGCTGCGCTACTCTCTGCGCTACTCTCTACTCTACACTACATACTCTCACAGCCACTCTCACAGATTTGCTTAGAGCATGTCCATAGTCAAGGTCTCCTCTTGAATGTTATTCACCGGGAGACGGCGCTGCCACTGCGCTACTCTCTACTCTACACTACTCTCACAGCCATTCTCACAGATTTGCTTAGAGCATGTTCATGCTCAAGGCGTGTTTTTATTGCCTAAGGTCTCCTCTTGAATGTTATTCATAATTTTGCAAGTCGGGTTGGATAAAAAGCATTTGATAAATTAATGTCCAGGTTTTCTTAGAGCGTGTTCATAGTCAAGGCTTATTTCATTGCCTAAGGTCTCctattgaatgttttttttatcattttgtaAGTTGTGTTGGATAAAAGCATTTGCTAAAAATGAATGTCCATATTTTCTTAGAGCATGTTCATGGTCCAGGCTTATTTCATAACCGAAGGTCTTCTCTGCCTTGTAGTATTTAGTGTCCTAGTGTCATTGTTACCGAGTGTTACCATAATTCCCCAACTATTAGtcacagcttatacattgattttgctacatttcttcagctatgaggttaactttaaaaagttttttttttaagtcatgtTGGCATTTGCtaagtgaataaatgtaaatgtattaaGAACAAGAGTAGAAGAATGCACAACAATCAACATGAGAGTGAATCCCAAATGTAGACAgactcctccactccactgctCATACAGTACTGCCTCCTCTAATACAATTAATATGCGTTTCATCGCTTTGGTTGTGTGAACAATGTTGACTCTTGAGACTCAAAATAGCAAGATGGCCAGATACTGTAGCTCAGGTAATGGGCTgatgatttgttgttgttgtgtaactaCGTACAGTAATCTTTCTGAAAAATTGCGTGTATGAGTTCCATGGAAATCCAATAAgctgatgtctttttttttttttttttaatcaggcaGGATCTCGGACTCCTCAGCTAAGCAGTATGATCACCTGAACATCGTGGGCCTGGTGGGCTCCATCGATAACGACTTCTGCGGGACGGACATGACCATCGGCGCCGACTCCGCCCTGCATCGCATCATGGAGATCGTGGATGCTATCACCACCACGGcacagaggtaacacacacacacacacacacacacacacacacacacacacacacacacacacacacacacacacacacacacacacacacacacacacacacacacacacagagttgagaTCAGACAGCACtgacttcctctcctctcaccagaGCTCTGTTGACTAAATATAGCTGTTAGAATAGCAGGAAATCCCCACCTGATAGGAGACCCTTTATTTTCTGGACCAGGAGTCCGACTTTAATGGGAAACCTTTTAAAACTGGATTGGCCGCTCAGAGAGTGCTGACCTCATAGTCCCATAGCTTTGTGCAAGTGTTTGCAAGTCGAGCTTGAGATAGCAGTGTGTACTGTAATTGGCCCACTCTGTCCGGTTATCATCATGGGAACATCACATTTAGGCATTCAAACAGTTTGGTATGAACTGGCCACACTGTTTCATTAGTTCACCACTTCCATGTGAGAAcacctacatgtacagtacactctatTTCATGAACTCCAAATGCACGGCTTGGGGAAACAGACAATTAAATGCCTTTCATTGTGTTGTACACTTTGCAAACGTGAAACTAAGTCGCTATACTATTGGCCAATGAGTCTGCTTCAAAATGTTATGGGTTTGTATCAATTTTTGCGTTTTTGCGTAACCctgcacatagacagacagacggatggACGGACAATTTACACCGAGAACATGACCTCCTGGCAGGGGTGATAAACAGAGAACAGATCAAACAGCATTTAATCTAATCCTTAATCTAGCGCCGTTCACAGCAACGCATCTTTGTGATTCATTTCAAGAGAATTCAAATCCCTGACACAAAGCCAGATTGTGCTGGATTTGTCCTTGAGTTTTCTGCAGGCCACGCGGGGTTACAAATAATCTCTTTAGGCAGATCATTCACTTGACTTGTTTGCTTCATGTGGTACAATTCACAGCCAGTGATCAGTAAATAACATTGCACTTAATTCAGTCTCTTCACAGTAAGCTCACCCACACTCTCACTATCTCCAGTCACATGATGACTTCCCTGTGCAGTGAGAATCACAGATATCCTTCTTTATGGCGTTCAGGCTTGGTAGACACTGGCGCTGGGTGATTGCGCAACGCTGGAATGTGCTTAAGTAAATGTGTACGGTGCGTAGGAGGAGTTATCAGTTGAATGGCGGCGGTGGTATCTGTTAGCCAGCTGTCCCCACCTGCCCGCACTTGTCCCTGATCACGGCACAAAGGTGCTAGCGCTACACACCTGTGGCCTACTTCGGATCTCGCTGTAGACCGCTTGAACCGCTAGAGCATCTGACAGGGCCAGGGGTGGTGCTTTATGGATCTACTGTACGTAATCAGCTAACCAGCAGTTTATCTTATCATCTTAAAAAGTGGATACGGTTAGCAGGGCCATTTGCAGACCTGCTAATTACTTCATAATGTGAGAAAGTTATGTGCTAATGTGTTCTGTGGTTACGTTTGAGGATTACAGTACATGGCCCATCCTTCTTGAATGGAGGATTACAGCCTCATATCCCTGTGTTCTGCATGAGCGAGAGTAATTTTGTGCACTGGTTCCCGCAGCTTTTCAAAAGTGTGCCACAGGTTGTGTTTATATCGAAGGACTAGCAGACATGCTTGCAGACACATGTTCATTCAAAGCTCCCCCTTTGTGGTATGCACTGTATGCTATGAGCCTGAGGAGGAAGTGAGGGACGCATCTCATACAGTTTTAGGCAGAAAAGTAGTCGTTCCACCGCGCtgaataactagaaaagcactttgagagtgcagacctccaccaagcgaaaaTTATAACTGCCACCTCCAAACAGTGATACGGATTGTAATGGGTTCTTCCTTGGGAAATTGAATGGGTtcttcatcgaaatccatccataattttttgagttatcttgctaacaagcaaacagacaaacaaacgatGTTTGAGTATTACAAACaaatgatgaaaacataacctccttgacggaggtaaCTATCTGGTGGGAGAGAGGAATTTGCTGGAGCAACACAGATGTTAAATCttcagatttttattttattttaatgtgctAACATTAATGACTAACGTTTTGATGTTCTGCCACATCGAACGTTAAGTCCTTTATGTTAGCACGTTAAAATAAGATTCAAATCTTATCTGTGTTGCTCCGGTGAAGCCCTCTGTACAGTTTAAGGCAgctaacatgtacagtatgtggtgaaaGTCAGTTCAGCCAACTGTAAGTGGCCAGTGGAAAAGTGACCTAGAAACCTACTGTAATTCGAGGAAACAGCGGAGCGCTGATAtggtagtgagtgagtgagtgagtgagtgggtgtgcgGAGTGCTTGCTGCTGAtagctggtgagtgtgtgctgatggCTGGCGTATGTCATTTCCTGTCTGACCTCTGGGCATGTTCTGTCTTGACAGCCACCAGCGAGCGTTCGTGCTGGAAGTCATGGGAAGACACTGTGGGTgagtctcgcacacacacacacacacacacacacacacacacacacacacacacacacagaaaaacacactatctgagcacatgcacacacgcatgcacgcgcacacacacacacacacacacacacactcactaactgagcacattcacatatacacacacacacacacacacacacacacaaacacactaactgaCTTCTTCTCTCAGGAAAATGATTTACACGTTTACACTAAGTCACTCATTGACACAGTTATCTTTATCAGTAATGTTTAGAAGATGAAAAGGTAGAAAACAATGTATCCCGGCAATTATGCTGAGATATTTTACGGGAGTTTGTGGGATTTGTATAAATTATGTTTGTGGTCGTTTGTGTTAGTGACCTGCCTAACAATGTCCTCCGTAAATTTGTGTACTTCTGTGGTTGGAGAAGATTATCgataatggccgcgtttcccagattcgttaagaagctcttaagtgctaagaacttcttaggagcgttcttagaacattcttagagcgttcataagaagttcttagcacttaagagcctcttaacaaatctgggaaatcCGGCCAATGTATATGAGTATGACCTGGGCACTGACTCACCTGTCCTGACCCATCCCTCCCTGCCCAGGTACCTGGCTCTGGTGTCTGCGCTGGCCTCAGGTGCGGACTGGCTCTTCATCCCTGAGAACCCACCTGAGGAGAACTGGGAGGACCTCATGTGTGCCCGCCTGGAGTCGGTAAGATCTGGCCATCCTCCGCCCCTCACCGACCCCCTGACCTCcagaaataacaataataataataataataataataataataataataatgataaaatattttatttgtattgcactttatattgtGGTTAGTCTCAAAGTGCTCAaaaatataatgcaaatgaaaaacagataaaaacagataaaaaataatacaatttaaaacagataaaatataaaaatattttatatactgtatatgtattttattgatatacatatacatatgtataCGTATATCAATGaaatacatttaacagaaagcttttttaaaaagataggTTTTTAAAGGTTTTTTTACAGGCTTTTTTACAGGCTTACACCAGTATTCAATACTCCCACAGAGAAAGCAGGATATCTGTTACGGGCATCTCATAGTTccacaaaattacattttaaacagaggcggacatccccgggttcagaaagtaaaagtgctgccaagtatttgatccaaccatttagtaaaccagctcgtcctaattagctgccaggtagatcagataacgAGTGATAttacctgtgttaagtgcacaggtagaaataaTGTAAGGCAAGACTTTCACTTCCTGGACTCCAGATGTCCCCATCTTTTTGTCTGTGGATTGTCAGCACATGAATATATTGTACATTAGCAGATAGAAATGCATTTtaatcccttttttttttagtgtttgttCAACTGTTTCACTGTTTAATCTCCATTTTTGCTTAATGGTGGGAACAGTTGGGTTGACATGACATGGAGGTTAAAACATAAGCACAACATTGTCTGGTTCAACTCAGTGGTCAGACCACCGGGGAGTCAACAAAGAAATCTACTACTTATTTTCCATTGCATCAGTTTTAGTCACTTCCTAGTCTGGTATATATTTACTGCAGAGTCACGTAAGTGTCCCTCCACGCCTGACATCTACCCCTTTGCTGGAGGTTTTACTTCTAGGCCACTGTGTTAGAGGCAATTCAATTCAGTATTAGCCATTGTTATTGTGCCATTAAGAATTGACATTGTCTTAGAGGAACACGCCAGCTTTTTGGGAAGTTAGCTTATGTGCTGTCTACTCCAGAGTTAGACAAGAGGAcatactctctcttctctgtgtgtgcaataacCAGGCCTGACACCAGGGTAGAAGTaggttagaccagttagcctatagctaaacaggagctataggctaactggtctaaccaACGTCCAGTGAATTATGTTACGATAGGCTACCAGTGCTTCACAGAGTCAAAGGCCTGAGCCCACCAGACCAACCCCATAGATGAATCTGGGCCCCATTTTTAATCAGTCTCTTGACCAAGTCACCAACGGGCAGTCAGATGAGTGGATGGGTGGTTCTGTAGTtgatggacacttgagcacaagaaATTTAATTACTTATAAATGCTTTTTAtaagtacatgacaataaacttgaactttaACTTGAACGTGGAAGTTTATTGGCTCTttcaacaatgtgtgtgtgtgtgtgtgcgtgtgtgtgtgttctgacctcTTCTCCTGGTGTCTTGTACAGAGCCGCAGCAAGGGCTCCAGGCTGAACATCGTCATCATGGCTGAAGGGGCCCTCTCATTGTCTGGAGAGCCCATCTCCTCCACCTATGTCAAAGATGTGGGTACCTGCCTCGGAAAATATAGCACTTCCAAAATAAGTCCATTATGTTCGCCGatacattattttgtgttttgtaacAAATCTGTAACACAAAAAATAATAGCATTAAACTATTGGTATAAACTTGAATTTGTAGAAGGGAATATTCtactgtgtgtgcttttgctAAAATGACTAtgatgtttctttctctctctctctcttcctccctctctctctctctctctctctctctctctctcctctgtccctctgtgtaGTTGATTGTGAAGAGGCTGGGTTATGACACCAGAGTGACGGTGCTTGGGCACGTCCAGAGGGGAGGCACACCGTCGGCCTTCGACAGAGTTTTAGTAAGTCACCAGTCActgacacctacagtatagcactTGCGTGGTAGCCGCTGCAGTTCCCAGAAGTAAAGTACTACATGGAATCCTTAAAGGTTCATAAGGCAAAGGCTGAGAACCTTCCAGATTACTGAAGAGAACTTTTACAGGTTCTTTCGCAGAGGGTCATTTAAATAAGCTTCAAAGGTCCTACAGAGGACCGTAATTATTCAAACAGTGGCCCATTCACCCGAAAAGCAATCGCACATTTGATTACAattctgtttatttgtgtctcCTTTTTTTACGgttgatttattcatttttatcaTTTGCACTAACTTGTTTTCCAATGCTCTTTTATCTGCTCATTTGCAAAGCATGAACTGTACTACAaaaataaacttgccttgcccccccccccaccccccctccctgccaTGTTCTGTTGCCCTCCCCAGAGCAGTAGGCTGGGCGTGGAGGCAGTGATCGCACTGTTGGAGGCTACGCCCGACACCCCAGCCTGTGTCATCGGCCTGTCGGGTAACCAGGCAACCAGGCTCCCCctgatggagtgtgtggagatggTGAGTGCGCCGGTCAGATGACAGAGTCAGGACCGACCGCTGGTCTCTATAGTTGGACTCCATACTACAGTAGATGTTTAACGGATGGGGTCCTGTACATCCTAGTCCTGTGTGAAAGGAGAACTTTATTTATTAAAGATTTcctctgagagaaagagactttaATGGCTTAATAATCCATGTACAGGAAACAGGCACTATGTTTACGTCAAGATTTATTTGGGAGCAGGTAGATATGCTGAAGATTCTTCAGTGACAGTTAATTACAATGAAAGTCTCATTTTACGTTCAATGTTTACTACCTGCAGTGGTAAACACAGAATATGTaagaaaaatgtaaatgtgaatatCACTTCAGAAATAAACGTGTAGTAAATGTGAGAcatgaagtgtatgtgtgtgtgtgtgtgtgtgtgtgtgtgtgtgtgtgtgtgtgtgtgtttccagactAAAGAAGTCCAGAAGGCCATGAATGAGAAGCGTTTTGATGAAACAATTCAGCTTAGAGGCAGGTGAGGGCACAGCCAATAACGTAACAACCAGCCAATGTATTATCGGCACACATATATGATGTTATTGGTTCAGAAATTGTATTGTTACTAGCAAGTTATTACACTATCTGCTTTATTACGCTGAAAAAGGTCCAAATCAGTATGTTATTAGAGCAGCATTACAGGGTGTTACCATTCCTGAAAGCTCAGCACGACAATTGCTGGAGATATTGTAGGGGACCACTAGCTGTTGCTACCATTGGGACACATCTTCAGCTGTGTTCCTCAATGCTATTAGGTGTTTTGGGCCTTATAATCACGAAACCCCCTTCAATGGAGCCAGACAGAcccagtcagtgtgtgtctcgTGATTAGTAGGTGATCAGTAGATGAATCGGTTCATTTTAGCCACAACTATTTGACTGATGTTTTCTGCAGCATTCGCAAAGGTGAACATTAGTTTATGTTGGGAAAATGTTTCTGTGATAGAATAGAATGTATGTTTTATGTTCACAGTCAGTAAGTTCAACTGAAGATCAAGTTCAATTGAATTTGtgctttgtgtttttatgtcaTCTGTCATTGGCTCTGTGATTCTTTACTGAAACCATGGCTTGTTATTGCAGGAGCTTCGAGAACAACTGGAATATTTACAAGCTACTTGCTCACCAGAAACCAGCTCAAGACAAGGTAGGCTATTCACAAGTGCTCATCTCCATCCATCATC
This window encodes:
- the pfkla gene encoding ATP-dependent 6-phosphofructokinase, liver type isoform X2, coding for MSKPGVSRMTSVAMEQMKMSGSGRAIAVLTSGGDAQGMNAAVRAVTRMGIYVGAKVYLVHEGYQGLVDGGDNIKLAHWHSVTNIIQLGGTVIGSARCKAFTTREGRLSAAFNLVKRGITNLCVCGGDGSLTGANIFRSEWTGLLAELVEKGRISDSSAKQYDHLNIVGLVGSIDNDFCGTDMTIGADSALHRIMEIVDAITTTAQSHQRAFVLEVMGRHCGYLALVSALASGADWLFIPENPPEENWEDLMCARLESSRSKGSRLNIVIMAEGALSLSGEPISSTYVKDLIVKRLGYDTRVTVLGHVQRGGTPSAFDRVLSSRLGVEAVIALLEATPDTPACVIGLSGNQATRLPLMECVEMTKEVQKAMNEKRFDETIQLRGRSFENNWNIYKLLAHQKPAQDKSSYSMAILNVGAPAAGMNAAVRSAVRVALAQGHRVYTVNDGFYGLANGQVSEIQWHDVAGWTGQGGSILGTKRTLPSTCMEQLVENVNKFNIQSMLVIGGFEAYEGILELVEGRGRYDELCIPMCIIPATISNNVPGTDFSLGSDTAVNSAMSSCDKIKQSASGTKRRVFVVETMGGYCGYLATTTGIAVGADAAYIFEDPFNIQDLKMNVEHLTEKMKKDIQRGLVLRNEKCHEHYTTDFIHKLYSSEGRGIFDCRVNILGHLQQGGAPSPFDRNFGTKLGVRAVQWLSEKMVENFRQGRVFANAPETACVIGLNKKVLAFSPVTELKDQTDFKHRMPKVEWWLTCVFLQT